The Sphingobacteriales bacterium nucleotide sequence TTTCAATGGTAACTTTCTGCATGTAAATATTTGTCAAAGGCCTGTTGCTGGAATTTACCGGTTGTTGTGCTATGGTCTCCACTACATTCATCCCCGATACGACAATGCCAAATACCGTATAATTTTTATCCAGATAATGAACCCCGTTTGGATTCTGGACAATATAAAACTGGGAGCCATTCGACTTTTTTTCAGGATTCATACTGTCGGGAAGGCGGGCTGCACCAATAGCTCCGTTTACATGCGTCAGGCTGTCATGAAATTCGGCAGGGATATCATATCCCGGGCCACCAGTACCTGTTCCTGTTGGGTCTCCGCCCTGAATAACAAAATTTTTTACAACCCGGTGAAAAATCAGACTGTCGAAATATCCATTGCGAATGAGTTTTAAATAATTGGCCTTATGGCCGGGAGTTTCATTGTACAACCAGCAAAAGATATCACCAAAACTGGTTGAAATTTTCCAGATTTCATATTTTTCGGGCTCAGCAACGGTTACACTATACGTTTCTGTCCATGCAGAATCTTTGATAATACAGGTATATGTGCCTGCTTTTAATCCTGAAATATCTTCCGTTTTTGCTCCGTTCGACCATTCAAACAGGTAGGGAGGAGTTCCTCCTGTTACCTGAAGGTCAATACTCCCGTCATGTCCTCCTTTCCAGCTGACATTCACCACACTGTGGCTGATGGCCATTTTTGGCGGGTCAGGTGGTTCTTTACATTCAGAGAGAAATAAAATTGTTGCGAAGCCTGCTAAAATGATTGTTAAAAAATGCTTCATGGTTAAAATTTTAATGATATGAATGAACCTCTAAAATAATTACCAAACGCATATTGTGTTAAATTTGCGACCAAAAAAACAAATATGAAGGTAGTTGCATTCAATGGCAGTCCCCGTAAAGATGGCAATACACGCGTGCTGATTGAGGAAGTTTTTAAAGTCCTGCAGACTCATGGAATTGAAACAGAATTGATTCAGGTAGGCGGAACGAATATCAGAGGTTGCCAGGCATGTGAGAAATGCAGAAAAAATATTGATTTTCAATGCTCTATGAAAAATGACATTGGAAACGACTGTATCAGAAAAGCGCATGATGCTGATGCCATTATTTTTGGTTCTCCGACTTATTTCAGTGATGTAACAGCAGAGATGAAAGCCTTGCTCGACCGTCTTGGGTATGTCTCAAGGGCAAACGGTAATTTTCTGAACCGTAAAGTGGGGGCTTCGGTAGTGGCAGTGCGAAGGGGAGGCGCTACCCATGCTTTTGATACCATGAACCATACCATGCAGATTTGCGGGATGTTTATTGTCGGAGCTACCTACTGGAACATGGGTTACGGACGAGAAAAAGGTGAAGTACTGAACGATTCAGAAGGAATGAAAAACATGAAAGCATTGGGAGAAAACATGGCCTGGCTCCTTGAACGCATTCATTCCGAAGAGAAAGACAATTAATAAATGGCTGAAGGATAACATTTCCCTTCTTGCTAATCGCCAGATATTATATTTTTTTTCGATTTGAATCGCTGAATATTATAATTTTTTAATACAGTCAACAGACGTCAGCGAAAAATGAGAGAGTGGTTTTCAGATCAGAAAGTCATTAATATTGGCAGGTGTAATTATTTTAAAATTACAATCAGGATAAGCACTGAGAAAAGTCCTTGGAATTTTTGCCTTTTTATGTGGGTTTAATTTAAATTCAAAGGCATTTAAATGACCGTCTTTTTCTTCAATATAATCAATCTCCTGTTGCTGAACCGTACGCCAGAAAAAAGAGTTTACATCCAGATTATGATAAATTTTAAACTTTTGTCTTTCCGAAATAAGAAAATTTTCCCACAAAGCTCCGGCATCGGACCGGGCATCCATCGGTAAAAAGTTTCCGATTATTGTATTTCTGATTCCATTATCGTAAAAATAGATTTTTTTACCTTTCTTAATTTCATTTCTTGAATTTTTGCTAAATGCATTTAATCTGAAAATCAAATAAGCTTTTTCAAGTAAATCGATATATTTTTCAATAGTTCCTTTATCTGAATCCAGCAATTGTGCCAGTTCATTAAATGAAACTTCATTGCCTGTCTGCAAAGCCAAAGCTTTTAATATTTTTTCAAGTAATACGGGTTTTTTAAGCCCTTCCAGCTGAAGTAAATCCTTATATAAAAAACTTGAAGCAAGCGATTTTAATATCATTT carries:
- a CDS encoding ATP-binding protein, encoding MIKRLLEDILKDFLFKGKTIIIYGARQVGKTTLIEQLIPDTGKKTLMLNGDEAEVRSLLTDVSSSKLKPYIADNEIIVIDEAQRIPEAGLVLKIIHDNFKDVQLIATGSSAFDLSGKINEPMTGRKFEFFLHPISFEEMTKHHGFFEEKKLLNHRLIYGYYPDVIQNQGNEQMILKSLASSFLYKDLLQLEGLKKPVLLEKILKALALQTGNEVSFNELAQLLDSDKGTIEKYIDLLEKAYLIFRLNAFSKNSRNEIKKGKKIYFYDNGIRNTIIGNFLPMDARSDAGALWENFLISERQKFKIYHNLDVNSFFWRTVQQQEIDYIEEKDGHLNAFEFKLNPHKKAKIPRTFLSAYPDCNFKIITPANINDFLI
- a CDS encoding flavodoxin family protein encodes the protein MKVVAFNGSPRKDGNTRVLIEEVFKVLQTHGIETELIQVGGTNIRGCQACEKCRKNIDFQCSMKNDIGNDCIRKAHDADAIIFGSPTYFSDVTAEMKALLDRLGYVSRANGNFLNRKVGASVVAVRRGGATHAFDTMNHTMQICGMFIVGATYWNMGYGREKGEVLNDSEGMKNMKALGENMAWLLERIHSEEKDN